One window of the Armatimonadota bacterium genome contains the following:
- a CDS encoding right-handed parallel beta-helix repeat-containing protein, with translation MMSRHAVFALILILAAGRAVGQAKVNRFMIERVASGKAQIAVASWWGFDSEDSTEALQTAIDSGARKVIVDDVRKPWIVRPITLRSDQEIIFRRGVEVVAKRGEFKGATDALFRADNESNITLNGYGAVLRMHRADYAAPPYEDAEWRHVLSLKSCSNVRVYGLALVDGGGDGIYLGVATRGVTNSNVHIRDVVCDRNYRQGISVISADRLLIENTVMRDTGGTPPQAGIDFEPNRPDERLSNIVMRNCTAEFNRGDGHEFYFMHLDASSAPVSMRFENCRSLGDGQQAVRIVTGNTPASAVKGRIEFADCAFADSVNGGILISNLPVGGCRVVFSRCALANPAVEKPTVAPILFQSRQDASEPIGGVEFDNLLLSDPVLRNPIGYADGGGGIPVRAVTGVINLQRGGKRQTIELTPEKLIEWIPASAIKQIPRLSLEGLSLKPQILDADPDAYAFGFARMRREGRLVLYAREGDAVSIRLAHDAVGKLAGSAIQVRITDPSSVSIDAPAVPFRGECEVSFTAPETGVYRVVADPGGNSVRVVASSHPVNIVGEGRPVRLIYSAGDYFFRVPAGVREFGVRVCGEGTGEAIRAVLINPDGRVVQEVDNAVQTHQFEVALPAASRGEIWMLRLAKPSAMAWEDHSIDLRGIPPLLAPSPEALLVNK, from the coding sequence ATGATGAGCAGACACGCGGTTTTCGCACTCATACTGATCCTGGCGGCGGGTCGGGCGGTCGGGCAGGCGAAGGTCAACCGGTTCATGATCGAACGGGTCGCTTCCGGCAAGGCGCAGATCGCCGTCGCGTCGTGGTGGGGGTTCGATTCGGAGGACTCCACCGAGGCCTTACAGACGGCGATTGACTCGGGCGCAAGAAAGGTGATCGTGGACGACGTCCGCAAGCCCTGGATCGTCCGGCCGATCACCCTTAGGAGCGACCAGGAGATCATCTTCCGCAGGGGCGTTGAGGTAGTCGCAAAACGGGGCGAGTTCAAGGGCGCGACCGATGCTCTCTTTCGCGCCGACAACGAGAGCAACATCACGCTTAACGGCTATGGCGCCGTCCTGCGGATGCACCGCGCCGACTACGCGGCTCCACCGTACGAAGATGCCGAATGGCGGCACGTGCTGAGCCTCAAGAGCTGTTCTAACGTGAGGGTTTACGGTCTTGCGCTGGTGGACGGCGGCGGCGACGGAATCTACCTTGGCGTGGCCACTCGCGGTGTCACCAACTCGAATGTCCACATCAGGGATGTCGTCTGCGATCGGAACTACCGGCAGGGGATCAGCGTGATCAGCGCCGACAGATTGCTCATCGAGAATACCGTCATGCGGGACACGGGCGGGACGCCCCCCCAGGCCGGCATTGACTTCGAACCGAACCGTCCGGACGAACGCCTGTCGAACATCGTGATGCGAAACTGCACCGCGGAGTTCAACCGGGGTGACGGCCACGAGTTTTACTTCATGCATCTCGACGCGTCTTCCGCGCCGGTTTCCATGCGGTTCGAGAACTGCAGGTCGCTTGGCGACGGTCAACAGGCTGTGCGGATCGTGACGGGCAACACTCCCGCATCGGCCGTGAAGGGAAGAATCGAGTTCGCGGACTGCGCGTTCGCCGACAGCGTGAACGGCGGCATTCTGATCTCGAACTTGCCCGTCGGGGGCTGCAGGGTCGTCTTCTCCCGATGCGCGCTCGCAAACCCCGCCGTCGAGAAACCGACGGTTGCGCCCATACTCTTCCAGAGCCGCCAGGATGCGAGTGAGCCGATCGGCGGCGTCGAGTTCGACAACCTTCTGCTCAGCGACCCCGTACTGCGCAACCCGATCGGTTACGCTGACGGGGGAGGCGGCATTCCCGTGCGGGCCGTGACCGGCGTCATCAACCTCCAGCGCGGCGGCAAGCGGCAGACTATCGAGCTCACGCCTGAGAAGCTGATCGAGTGGATTCCTGCCTCCGCCATCAAGCAGATTCCGCGTCTGAGCCTCGAAGGCCTGTCCCTGAAGCCGCAAATACTCGACGCCGACCCGGACGCGTATGCCTTCGGTTTCGCGCGGATGAGGCGTGAGGGCCGCCTCGTGCTCTATGCCAGAGAAGGCGACGCCGTAAGCATCAGACTTGCGCATGATGCGGTCGGCAAACTGGCCGGCAGCGCCATACAGGTCCGTATCACCGATCCTTCCAGCGTCTCGATCGATGCTCCCGCCGTCCCTTTCCGGGGCGAGTGTGAGGTTTCGTTCACAGCGCCGGAGACCGGCGTCTACAGAGTAGTCGCCGATCCGGGCGGGAACTCCGTTCGGGTCGTCGCCAGTTCGCATCCAGTCAACATCGTTGGCGAGGGCCGACCGGTTCGCCTGATATACTCTGCGGGCGACTACTTCTTTCGGGTGCCGGCGGGCGTCCGGGAGTTCGGTGTCCGCGTCTGCGGCGAAGGGACCGGTGAGGCGATCCGGGCAGTGCTCATCAACCCCGACGGTCGGGTCGTGCAGGAAGTGGACAACGCCGTCCAGACGCACCAGTTCGAAGTGGCGCTCCCGGCCGCGAGCAGAGGCGAGATCTGGATGCTCCGCCTTGCGAAGCCATCCGCGATGGCGTGGGAAGACCACTCGATTGACCTGCGCGGCATCCCGCCCCTGCTCGCGCCTTCCCCGGAGGCTCTGCTTGTCAACAAATGA
- the rhaT gene encoding L-rhamnose/proton symporter RhaT — protein sequence MPANPFVGVFLHAIGGFAAGSFYIPFKKVRKWAWESYWLVGGFFAWIVAPWVVSLIVCPDVMSVLSDAPANSLFWAFTFGVLWGIGGLTFGLSMRYLGMSLGYALALGFCAAFGTIIPPIFNGEFGDLASRLSGQTILLGVLVCLAGITICGKAGVRKESELTADQKQAAISEFSFRKGVWIAIFAGVMSACMAFALQAGKPIAELAVTHGTADIWKNSPVFIVVFAGGFMTNFVWCAILNCRNRTAVNYVRGDGASLASNYIFSALAGITWYCQFMFYGMGTTRMGKYDFSSWTIHMAFIIVFSNMWALIFREWKGTSRRTHNIVFAGIIVLIASTIVVGFGNYLGALKR from the coding sequence GTGCCGGCTAATCCTTTTGTCGGCGTGTTTCTTCACGCTATCGGCGGCTTCGCCGCGGGAAGCTTCTACATCCCGTTCAAGAAGGTGCGGAAGTGGGCGTGGGAGAGCTACTGGCTCGTCGGCGGCTTCTTCGCCTGGATCGTCGCGCCCTGGGTCGTATCGCTCATAGTCTGTCCGGACGTCATGAGCGTCCTCTCCGATGCCCCCGCTAACAGCCTCTTCTGGGCATTCACGTTCGGCGTGCTCTGGGGGATCGGCGGCCTGACCTTCGGGCTCTCGATGCGCTACCTCGGAATGTCGCTCGGGTACGCGCTCGCCCTGGGGTTCTGCGCGGCCTTCGGGACGATCATCCCGCCGATATTCAACGGGGAGTTTGGCGACCTGGCATCCAGGCTCTCCGGGCAGACGATACTCCTCGGGGTGCTGGTCTGCCTGGCTGGCATCACGATCTGCGGTAAGGCCGGCGTCAGGAAGGAGAGCGAACTCACCGCCGATCAGAAACAGGCGGCGATCAGTGAGTTCAGCTTCAGGAAAGGGGTCTGGATCGCCATCTTCGCGGGCGTTATGAGTGCCTGCATGGCCTTTGCTCTCCAGGCGGGCAAGCCGATTGCCGAACTCGCAGTGACGCATGGAACGGCCGACATCTGGAAGAACTCTCCCGTATTCATCGTGGTCTTTGCCGGTGGGTTCATGACCAACTTCGTCTGGTGCGCGATCCTCAACTGCCGCAATCGCACGGCGGTCAACTACGTCAGGGGCGACGGCGCATCGCTCGCATCGAACTACATCTTTTCGGCCCTGGCGGGGATCACGTGGTACTGCCAGTTCATGTTCTATGGCATGGGCACGACGCGCATGGGGAAGTACGACTTCTCGAGTTGGACGATCCACATGGCGTTCATCATCGTCTTCAGCAACATGTGGGCGCTGATCTTCCGTGAATGGAAGGGAACGAGCCGCCGGACGCACAACATCGTCTTCGCGGGTATCATCGTGCTGATCGCGTCTACCATCGTGGTAGGATTCGGGAACTACCTGGGAGCCCTGAAGAGGTAG
- a CDS encoding class II fructose-bisphosphate aldolase, with product MVEGATNELARIMSAAVRNAIAIPAFNIPYLPMLEPVAASLLEHDAFALIEVARLEFTKFEAKSPAAVAEEFGRHADSRVTRLHLDHVPVIDEDGMRVDWKMVISEALELGYDSVMIDGSRLALEENIAVTAEVVGMAHAAGALAEAELGSVLGHESGPMPPYEELFARRAGFTRVDEARRFVEETGVDWLSVSVGSVHGAISPAAKNQDKVCARLDIEHLRRIHDVTGIPLVLHGGSGIQHSYIEKAIRSGIAKINIGTDIRQPYERTLAETGRFTDAQAAVADKIKFLICDVYRIEGSASQLHALKGSV from the coding sequence ATGGTTGAGGGAGCGACGAATGAACTGGCGCGGATAATGTCGGCGGCCGTGCGGAACGCGATCGCCATACCCGCGTTCAACATACCCTACCTGCCGATGCTCGAGCCGGTCGCTGCGTCACTCTTGGAGCACGATGCATTCGCGCTCATCGAGGTCGCGCGTCTCGAGTTCACGAAGTTCGAGGCGAAGAGCCCGGCCGCGGTCGCGGAGGAGTTCGGACGTCACGCCGACAGCCGCGTGACGCGCCTGCACCTCGACCATGTGCCGGTGATTGACGAAGACGGCATGAGGGTAGACTGGAAGATGGTCATCTCTGAAGCGCTGGAACTCGGCTACGACTCCGTCATGATTGATGGATCGCGCCTCGCGCTCGAGGAGAATATCGCTGTCACGGCGGAAGTCGTAGGGATGGCCCATGCCGCCGGCGCGCTCGCGGAGGCAGAACTCGGATCGGTGCTCGGCCACGAGTCCGGTCCGATGCCGCCTTACGAGGAGCTCTTCGCGCGGAGGGCGGGTTTCACCCGTGTAGACGAAGCGCGGAGGTTCGTCGAGGAGACCGGCGTTGACTGGCTCTCGGTTTCGGTCGGTTCCGTCCACGGCGCGATCAGTCCGGCAGCAAAGAACCAGGACAAGGTGTGCGCGCGCCTCGACATCGAGCATCTGCGCAGAATCCACGATGTCACGGGTATTCCGCTCGTTCTGCACGGCGGTTCGGGCATTCAGCACTCGTACATCGAGAAGGCGATTCGCAGCGGCATCGCGAAGATCAATATCGGGACGGACATCCGCCAACCCTATGAAAGGACGCTTGCCGAGACGGGTCGCTTCACCGATGCACAGGCGGCCGTCGCCGACAAGATCAAGTTCTTGATATGCGATGTCTACCGCATCGAAGGTTCGGCATCGCAACTACATGCACTGAAAGGAAGTGTCTGA